A window of the Tripterygium wilfordii isolate XIE 37 chromosome 12, ASM1340144v1, whole genome shotgun sequence genome harbors these coding sequences:
- the LOC120010698 gene encoding solute carrier family 40 member 3, chloroplastic isoform X2 yields the protein MRGQDFDKGCLVELWSLKILTKAASSSLFGRYYTCFIACYASCLAGNLAEQLWDFAWPSAIALLHPSLLPVAVMGFFSKTSIIVGGPVVGKLMDNYPRVPAYVSLNVVLAAAQLLSATLIIHAHRFPPPSASSTLLHPWFSALVLTGAVERLSGVALGVAMERDWVVLLAGINRAIAPTQANAILNRTDLLCEITGASLFGLLSKYDPVTGLKFAAGLMIWSLPVYDWHCIT from the exons ATGAGGGGGCAGGATTTTGACAAAGGCTGCCTTGTCGAGTTGTGGAGCTTGAAGATATTGACAAAGGCTGCGTCGTCGAGTTTATTTGGCAGATATTACACTTGTTTTATAG CTTGTTATGCTAGTTGCCTGGCCGGAAATTTAGCGGAACAGCTTTGGGATTTCGCTTGGCCTTCTGCTATTGCATTGCTTCATCCCAGCCTTCTTCCAGTAGCAGTCATGGGATTCTTCAGTAAG ACTTCAATAATTGTTGGAGGTCCTGTTGTTGGCAAACTGATGGATAATTATCCCCGCGTTCCAGCATATGTAAGCTTGAATGTCGTCCTG GCGGCTGCCCAGTTGCTATCTGCAACATTGATAATTCATGCCCATAGATTTCCTCCACCTTCAGCGTCATCCACGCTTCTCCATCCGTGGTTTTCTGCACTAGTGTTAACAGGGGCTGTTGAGAGGTTATCTGGAGTAGCATTGGGGGTTGCTATGGAGCGTGATTGGGTTGTGCTG TTAGCAGGAATCAATAGAGCAATTGCTCCTACTCAAGCAAATGCTATTCTTAATCGAACTGATCTCCTCTGCGAG ATTACTGGAGCATCACTATTTGGCCTTCTCTCTAAGTATGACCCTGTTACCGGCTTGAAGTTTGCTGCTGGTTTAATGATATGGTCATTACCGGTTTATG ATTGGCATTGTATTACCTGA
- the LOC120010698 gene encoding solute carrier family 40 member 3, chloroplastic isoform X3 gives MRGQDFDKGCLVELWSLKILTKAASSSLFGRYYTCFIACYASCLAGNLAEQLWDFAWPSAIALLHPSLLPVAVMGFFSKTSIIVGGPVVGKLMDNYPRVPAYAAAQLLSATLIIHAHRFPPPSASSTLLHPWFSALVLTGAVERLSGVALGVAMERDWVVLLAGINRAIAPTQANAILNRTDLLCEITGASLFGLLSKYDPVTGLKFAAGLMIWSLPVYGIESMAA, from the exons ATGAGGGGGCAGGATTTTGACAAAGGCTGCCTTGTCGAGTTGTGGAGCTTGAAGATATTGACAAAGGCTGCGTCGTCGAGTTTATTTGGCAGATATTACACTTGTTTTATAG CTTGTTATGCTAGTTGCCTGGCCGGAAATTTAGCGGAACAGCTTTGGGATTTCGCTTGGCCTTCTGCTATTGCATTGCTTCATCCCAGCCTTCTTCCAGTAGCAGTCATGGGATTCTTCAGTAAG ACTTCAATAATTGTTGGAGGTCCTGTTGTTGGCAAACTGATGGATAATTATCCCCGCGTTCCAGCATAT GCGGCTGCCCAGTTGCTATCTGCAACATTGATAATTCATGCCCATAGATTTCCTCCACCTTCAGCGTCATCCACGCTTCTCCATCCGTGGTTTTCTGCACTAGTGTTAACAGGGGCTGTTGAGAGGTTATCTGGAGTAGCATTGGGGGTTGCTATGGAGCGTGATTGGGTTGTGCTG TTAGCAGGAATCAATAGAGCAATTGCTCCTACTCAAGCAAATGCTATTCTTAATCGAACTGATCTCCTCTGCGAG ATTACTGGAGCATCACTATTTGGCCTTCTCTCTAAGTATGACCCTGTTACCGGCTTGAAGTTTGCTGCTGGTTTAATGATATGGTCATTACCGGTTTATG GAATCgaatcaatggcagcttga
- the LOC120010698 gene encoding solute carrier family 40 member 3, chloroplastic isoform X1: MRGQDFDKGCLVELWSLKILTKAASSSLFGRYYTCFIACYASCLAGNLAEQLWDFAWPSAIALLHPSLLPVAVMGFFSKTSIIVGGPVVGKLMDNYPRVPAYVSLNVVLAAAQLLSATLIIHAHRFPPPSASSTLLHPWFSALVLTGAVERLSGVALGVAMERDWVVLLAGINRAIAPTQANAILNRTDLLCEITGASLFGLLSKYDPVTGLKFAAGLMIWSLPVYGIESMAA; the protein is encoded by the exons ATGAGGGGGCAGGATTTTGACAAAGGCTGCCTTGTCGAGTTGTGGAGCTTGAAGATATTGACAAAGGCTGCGTCGTCGAGTTTATTTGGCAGATATTACACTTGTTTTATAG CTTGTTATGCTAGTTGCCTGGCCGGAAATTTAGCGGAACAGCTTTGGGATTTCGCTTGGCCTTCTGCTATTGCATTGCTTCATCCCAGCCTTCTTCCAGTAGCAGTCATGGGATTCTTCAGTAAG ACTTCAATAATTGTTGGAGGTCCTGTTGTTGGCAAACTGATGGATAATTATCCCCGCGTTCCAGCATATGTAAGCTTGAATGTCGTCCTG GCGGCTGCCCAGTTGCTATCTGCAACATTGATAATTCATGCCCATAGATTTCCTCCACCTTCAGCGTCATCCACGCTTCTCCATCCGTGGTTTTCTGCACTAGTGTTAACAGGGGCTGTTGAGAGGTTATCTGGAGTAGCATTGGGGGTTGCTATGGAGCGTGATTGGGTTGTGCTG TTAGCAGGAATCAATAGAGCAATTGCTCCTACTCAAGCAAATGCTATTCTTAATCGAACTGATCTCCTCTGCGAG ATTACTGGAGCATCACTATTTGGCCTTCTCTCTAAGTATGACCCTGTTACCGGCTTGAAGTTTGCTGCTGGTTTAATGATATGGTCATTACCGGTTTATG GAATCgaatcaatggcagcttga